Proteins encoded together in one Amphritea japonica ATCC BAA-1530 window:
- the ssb gene encoding single-stranded DNA-binding protein, whose amino-acid sequence MARGVNKVILIGNLGNDPETKYMPSGNAVTNITVATSESWKDKQTGQQQERTEWHRVVFFNRLAEIAGEYLRKGSKVYLEGSLRTRKWQDQQGQDRYTTEIVASEMQMLDSRGEGGGGYQQPQAGGYQQAPQQAPQQQAPQQNYQKPQQQQPQQSYQKPQQNTAPQPAPGLDDFDDDIPF is encoded by the coding sequence ATGGCACGCGGTGTTAACAAAGTCATCCTGATTGGTAATCTGGGCAACGACCCTGAAACTAAATATATGCCTAGTGGTAATGCGGTGACTAATATCACAGTCGCGACCTCGGAGTCATGGAAGGATAAGCAAACCGGTCAGCAGCAGGAACGTACTGAGTGGCACCGGGTGGTGTTTTTTAACCGCTTGGCTGAGATTGCAGGCGAATACCTGCGCAAGGGGTCTAAAGTTTATCTGGAAGGGTCTTTGCGGACTCGGAAATGGCAGGATCAGCAAGGGCAGGATCGCTATACTACAGAGATTGTTGCCAGTGAGATGCAGATGCTGGACAGTCGCGGTGAAGGGGGCGGTGGATATCAGCAGCCTCAGGCCGGTGGTTATCAGCAAGCCCCGCAGCAAGCGCCTCAGCAGCAGGCCCCGCAGCAGAATTATCAAAAGCCACAACAACAGCAACCACAGCAGTCATATCAGAAACCACAGCAGAACACTGCGCCGCAGCCTGCCCCTGGTCTTGATGACTTTGATGATGATATCCCGTTCTGA